From Streptomyces sp. HUAS MG91, the proteins below share one genomic window:
- a CDS encoding Lrp/AsnC family transcriptional regulator: protein MHSEVVASRSADPKGSSSKNGSGAPSLDTVSLAIIEQLQEDGRRPYAAIGKAVGLSEAAVRQRVQKLLDQGVMQIVAVTDPLTVGFRRQAMVGINVEGDLDPVADALTAMPECEYVVMTAGSFDLMVEVVCEDDDHLLDVINKRIRALPGVRSTESFVYLKLKKQTYMWGTR, encoded by the coding sequence ATGCACAGTGAAGTCGTGGCCAGTCGCAGCGCAGACCCCAAGGGATCCAGTTCGAAGAACGGCAGCGGCGCTCCGTCGCTGGACACCGTCTCCCTCGCCATCATCGAGCAGCTCCAGGAGGACGGCAGGCGTCCGTACGCCGCCATCGGCAAGGCCGTGGGCCTGTCCGAGGCAGCCGTCCGCCAGCGCGTCCAGAAGCTGCTCGACCAGGGCGTGATGCAGATCGTCGCCGTCACCGACCCGCTCACCGTGGGATTCCGGCGCCAGGCGATGGTCGGCATCAACGTCGAGGGCGACCTGGATCCCGTGGCGGATGCGCTGACGGCCATGCCGGAATGCGAGTACGTCGTGATGACCGCGGGCTCGTTCGACCTGATGGTGGAGGTCGTCTGCGAGGACGACGACCACCTTCTGGACGTCATCAACAAACGCATCCGGGCCCTGCCCGGAGTGCGCTCCACCGAGAGCTTCGTCTACCTCAAGCTCAAGAAGCAGACCTATATGTGGGGAACCCGATAG